The Micromonospora sp. WMMD961 genome has a segment encoding these proteins:
- a CDS encoding C40 family peptidase, translating to MPVATMPPHRHDLKMSARPGRLRRGAHRLLVLVAAAAVGAGLLAAPAHAEPTVDEIEAQIDKKWEQLEPTIEQYNKVRAQLKVNRQKSADLQKKIEPLALQSELALNRVGDLASRYYISGPSHDIGSLLVSVKPDTLTEQLTVLDRLAAQERKEVESVLAVRAKYDGEKQKLDALIATQTTQQNELAAKKKQIDAEIKQLEASMPKTTVKTAGCPTINGVTSTAAQKAIKTACQQVGDPYVWGATGPNSFDCSGLTQYAYKSAGIYLTHHTGDQWNEGKAVARADARPGDLVFFFSGLSHVGLYLGNNQMVHAPRAGKPVQVASINTMPVAGFRRPG from the coding sequence GTGCCGGTGGCAACCATGCCCCCTCATCGTCACGACCTGAAAATGTCTGCTCGGCCAGGGCGCCTCCGCCGCGGCGCCCACCGCCTGCTGGTCCTGGTCGCCGCCGCCGCAGTCGGCGCCGGTCTGCTCGCCGCGCCGGCGCACGCCGAGCCCACGGTCGACGAGATCGAGGCGCAGATCGACAAGAAGTGGGAGCAGTTGGAGCCCACCATCGAGCAGTACAACAAGGTTCGGGCGCAGCTGAAGGTCAACCGGCAGAAGTCGGCAGACCTGCAGAAGAAGATCGAGCCGCTGGCGTTGCAGAGTGAACTGGCGCTCAACCGGGTCGGCGACCTCGCGTCCCGTTACTACATCTCCGGCCCGTCGCACGACATCGGATCGCTGCTGGTCAGCGTCAAGCCGGACACGCTCACCGAGCAGCTCACCGTCCTCGACCGGCTGGCCGCGCAGGAGCGCAAGGAGGTCGAAAGTGTGCTGGCCGTGCGGGCCAAGTACGACGGCGAGAAGCAGAAGTTGGACGCGCTGATCGCCACCCAGACCACGCAGCAGAACGAGCTGGCGGCCAAGAAGAAGCAGATCGACGCCGAGATCAAGCAGCTTGAGGCGTCGATGCCCAAGACCACGGTCAAGACCGCCGGCTGCCCGACAATCAACGGTGTGACCAGCACGGCTGCCCAGAAGGCCATCAAGACCGCCTGCCAGCAGGTCGGTGATCCGTACGTCTGGGGCGCCACCGGGCCGAACTCGTTCGACTGCTCGGGCTTGACCCAGTACGCCTACAAGTCGGCCGGGATCTACCTCACTCACCACACCGGTGACCAGTGGAATGAGGGCAAGGCGGTCGCGCGAGCCGATGCCCGCCCCGGTGACCTGGTCTTCTTCTTCTCCGGCCTGAGTCATGTGGGGCTGTATCTGGGTAACAACCAGATGGTGCACGCGCCGCGGGCCGGCAAACCGGTGCAGGTGGCCAGCATCAACACCATGCCCGTGGCCGGTTTCCGCAGACCCGGCTGA
- a CDS encoding hemolysin family protein: MTELLVTMLLLLGNGFFVGSEFALIASRRTVIEPLAALSKRARWALSAMNQIPLMIAGAQLGITVCSLGLGAIAEPALAHLLEPPFHAAGLPESAVHPVAFVLALGVVVFLHTVVGEMVPKNITLAGPEVSALWLGPAMLAFCVATKPLLLAMKWAARRVLAFWRIEASEAVKTVFTAEELAGLVSQARTEGLLDEEQHVRITGALALHSRTAADALQPWSTVVTVAEDVSPASLEVLATRTGRSRFPVVQRSTRRVLGFVHVKDVLGYAGQGRRSPVPARVYRPLAVVPPERTLADLLLAMRRERRHMVLVSDGRRPLGVVTLDDVLTAIVG; this comes from the coding sequence GCAGTGAGTTCGCGCTCATCGCCTCCCGCCGGACGGTGATCGAGCCGTTGGCCGCACTGTCGAAACGCGCCCGCTGGGCGTTGTCGGCGATGAACCAGATCCCGTTGATGATCGCCGGCGCGCAGCTCGGCATCACGGTCTGCTCGCTGGGGCTGGGCGCGATCGCCGAGCCGGCCCTGGCGCACCTGCTGGAGCCGCCGTTCCACGCGGCCGGGCTGCCCGAGAGTGCGGTACACCCGGTGGCGTTCGTGCTGGCCCTGGGCGTCGTGGTCTTCCTGCACACGGTCGTCGGCGAGATGGTGCCGAAGAACATCACGCTGGCCGGTCCGGAGGTCTCCGCGCTCTGGCTCGGCCCGGCGATGCTGGCGTTCTGCGTGGCCACCAAGCCGCTGCTGCTCGCGATGAAGTGGGCGGCCCGCCGGGTGCTCGCGTTCTGGCGCATCGAAGCGTCCGAGGCGGTGAAGACCGTCTTCACCGCCGAGGAGTTGGCCGGGCTCGTCTCGCAGGCGCGCACCGAGGGTCTGCTCGACGAGGAGCAGCACGTACGGATCACCGGCGCGCTGGCCCTGCACAGCCGAACGGCGGCGGACGCGCTACAACCGTGGTCGACGGTGGTCACGGTGGCCGAGGACGTCTCACCGGCCTCGCTGGAGGTGCTGGCGACGCGGACCGGCCGGTCCCGGTTCCCGGTGGTGCAGCGGTCGACCCGCCGGGTGCTCGGCTTCGTGCACGTCAAGGACGTGCTCGGGTACGCCGGGCAGGGTCGCCGGTCGCCCGTGCCGGCCCGGGTCTACCGACCGCTGGCGGTGGTGCCGCCGGAGCGCACGCTGGCCGACCTGCTGCTGGCCATGCGCCGCGAGCGGCGGCACATGGTGCTGGTCAGCGACGGCCGGCGCCCTCTAGGTGTGGTCACCCTCGATGACGTATTGACCGCAATCGTTGGGTGA
- a CDS encoding pyridoxamine 5'-phosphate oxidase family protein: MASWSDFAADEPRLADGIRVLLQQYGPGFGYLATVRADGGPRVHPVSPVITDEGLFCFIIDSPKRRDLERDGRYALHSFPPEESDDEAYVAGRARPVTDPVRVAQLAQSARAEPQVDWRLFEFTVDVAMLTRREQQVTGVPGVAPGRPAVRVWLDPHASSAAAAPVSVPPARPTRLSRDVQCTAA; the protein is encoded by the coding sequence ATGGCTTCCTGGTCCGATTTCGCCGCCGACGAGCCCCGCCTCGCCGACGGGATCCGCGTTCTCCTTCAGCAGTACGGGCCGGGCTTCGGCTATCTGGCCACGGTCCGCGCCGACGGCGGGCCCCGCGTTCATCCGGTCTCCCCGGTCATCACGGACGAGGGTCTGTTCTGCTTCATCATCGACTCTCCGAAACGCCGTGACCTCGAACGCGACGGCCGTTACGCGCTGCACTCGTTCCCTCCGGAGGAGAGCGACGACGAGGCTTACGTGGCGGGGCGTGCTCGTCCGGTGACCGATCCGGTCCGGGTGGCGCAACTGGCGCAGAGCGCCCGGGCAGAGCCGCAGGTCGACTGGCGGCTCTTCGAGTTCACCGTCGACGTGGCCATGTTGACCCGCCGTGAGCAGCAGGTCACCGGCGTTCCGGGCGTCGCGCCGGGCCGGCCGGCTGTTCGGGTCTGGCTCGACCCGCACGCCTCGTCGGCGGCGGCTGCCCCCGTCTCCGTACCGCCGGCTCGCCCGACCCGCCTCAGCCGTGACGTCCAGTGCACGGCCGCCTGA
- the dcd gene encoding dCTP deaminase — MLLSDRDLVSEIKAGTLGLEPFEPTLVQPSSIDVRLDRLFRVFNNHLYTHIDPAMQQDDLTSAVEVPDGEPFVLHPGEFVLASTLEVISLGDQLAGRLEGKSSLGRLGLLTHSTAGFIDPGFSGHVTLELSNVANLPITLWPGMKIGQLCIFRLSSPAEHPYGSVVYGSRYQGQRGPTPSRAWQHWRTWPTR, encoded by the coding sequence ATGCTGCTCTCCGACCGCGACCTGGTCTCCGAGATCAAGGCCGGCACGCTGGGTCTGGAACCATTCGAGCCCACGCTGGTCCAACCCTCCAGCATCGACGTCCGACTCGACCGGCTGTTCCGGGTGTTCAACAACCACCTCTACACGCACATCGATCCGGCGATGCAACAGGACGACCTGACCTCGGCGGTCGAGGTGCCCGACGGCGAGCCGTTCGTGCTGCACCCGGGCGAGTTCGTGCTGGCGTCGACGCTTGAGGTCATCTCGCTGGGCGACCAGCTCGCCGGCCGACTCGAAGGCAAGAGCTCACTGGGCCGGCTCGGGCTGCTCACGCACTCCACCGCCGGGTTCATCGACCCGGGCTTCTCCGGTCACGTGACGCTTGAGCTCTCCAACGTGGCGAACCTGCCGATCACCCTCTGGCCGGGCATGAAGATCGGGCAGCTCTGCATCTTCCGGCTCTCCTCGCCGGCCGAGCACCCGTACGGCTCGGTGGTCTACGGATCCCGCTACCAGGGCCAGCGGGGCCCGACACCGAGTCGCGCCTGGCAGCACTGGCGCACCTGGCCGACCCGCTGA
- a CDS encoding ATP-binding cassette domain-containing protein produces MTSSAIAVSGLRKAYKDKVVLDGIDLDVPAGTIFSLLGPNGAGKTTTVNVLTTLVKADGGTVRVAGHDVATQAKAVRAAIGVTGQFAAVDELLTGRENLQLMVDLSPIPAKDGKRIVTELLERFDLTESAQKPVSTYSGGMRRKLDLAMTLVGDPRIIFLDEPTTGLDPRSRRTMWSIIRDLVADGVTIFLTTQYLEEADQLADRIAVLDQGRLVAQGTPDELKRQIPGTHVRLRFATVAELDAAARVLSDSTRDDEALALRVPSDGGTASLRALLDRLDEYAISAEGFSVQTPDLDDVFLALTGNRTQEVSAK; encoded by the coding sequence ATGACGAGTTCAGCGATCGCGGTCTCCGGACTGCGCAAGGCCTACAAGGACAAGGTCGTGCTCGACGGCATCGACCTGGACGTCCCCGCAGGCACGATCTTCTCCCTACTCGGCCCGAACGGGGCCGGCAAGACGACCACGGTGAACGTGCTGACCACGTTGGTGAAAGCCGACGGCGGGACCGTACGCGTCGCCGGACACGACGTCGCTACCCAGGCCAAGGCCGTCCGCGCGGCGATCGGAGTCACCGGCCAGTTCGCGGCGGTGGACGAGCTGCTGACCGGTCGGGAGAACCTCCAGCTGATGGTGGACCTCAGCCCGATACCGGCCAAGGACGGCAAACGGATCGTCACGGAGCTGCTGGAACGGTTCGACCTGACGGAGTCGGCGCAGAAGCCGGTGTCGACCTACTCCGGGGGGATGCGCCGCAAGCTGGATCTGGCGATGACCCTCGTCGGCGATCCGCGGATCATCTTCCTCGACGAGCCGACGACGGGCCTGGACCCGCGCAGCCGACGCACGATGTGGTCGATCATCCGGGACCTGGTGGCCGACGGTGTGACGATCTTCCTCACCACGCAGTACCTCGAGGAGGCCGACCAGCTCGCCGACCGGATCGCCGTCCTCGACCAGGGCCGCCTGGTCGCCCAGGGCACCCCCGACGAGCTCAAGCGCCAGATCCCCGGCACACACGTCCGGCTCCGGTTCGCCACCGTCGCGGAACTCGACGCGGCCGCCCGGGTGCTCAGCGACTCCACGCGAGACGACGAGGCACTCGCCCTGCGGGTGCCGAGCGACGGCGGGACGGCCTCCCTGCGCGCCCTGCTGGACCGGCTCGATGAGTACGCGATCAGCGCCGAGGGGTTCTCCGTGCAGACGCCGGACCTCGATGACGTCTTCCTCGCCCTGACGGGCAACCGCACCCAGGAGGTATCCGCGAAATGA
- a CDS encoding ABC transporter permease: protein MSAKSHSIVMLRRNFKHIARNPTSVFNAVLMPIVIMLMFVYMFGDAFNVGVDYVDYATPGLMLLAVCYGLGATATAVNSDMTKGIINRFKVMHVSRGAVLTGHVVASVLTNLVAIAALVGVAFLLGFSPSATLLGWLGAIGIVVLLGFAAGWLTVALGLSAKSPETAGLASVPLVMLPFFSSAIVPADKMGPGLREFAEYQPFTPIIETLRGFLNGTPSAGDVIPALAWCVAIALVGYLWARSTFTKRA, encoded by the coding sequence ATGAGCGCCAAGTCCCACTCGATCGTCATGTTGCGCCGCAACTTCAAGCACATCGCCCGCAACCCGACCTCGGTGTTCAACGCGGTGCTGATGCCGATCGTGATCATGTTGATGTTCGTGTACATGTTCGGCGACGCCTTCAACGTCGGTGTCGACTACGTCGACTACGCGACTCCCGGCCTGATGCTGCTGGCGGTCTGCTATGGCCTGGGGGCCACCGCGACCGCGGTGAACTCCGACATGACGAAGGGCATCATCAACCGGTTCAAAGTCATGCACGTCTCCCGTGGCGCGGTACTGACCGGTCACGTCGTCGCCAGTGTGCTGACCAACCTGGTCGCCATCGCGGCCCTCGTCGGGGTGGCGTTCCTGCTCGGATTCAGCCCCTCGGCGACCCTCCTCGGTTGGCTCGGCGCGATCGGCATCGTCGTGCTGCTCGGTTTCGCCGCAGGCTGGCTCACCGTCGCGCTGGGCCTGTCGGCGAAGTCACCGGAGACCGCCGGGCTGGCCTCCGTACCGCTGGTCATGCTGCCGTTCTTCAGTAGCGCGATCGTGCCGGCGGACAAGATGGGGCCAGGGCTCCGCGAGTTCGCGGAATACCAGCCCTTCACGCCGATCATCGAGACCCTGCGCGGATTCCTCAACGGCACGCCGTCCGCCGGCGACGTGATCCCCGCCCTCGCCTGGTGCGTCGCCATCGCACTCGTCGGCTACCTGTGGGCGCGGTCCACGTTCACGAAGCGAGCGTGA
- a CDS encoding dihydrofolate reductase family protein — MPQLLRVQCFNVSRDGFGTGEGQSLERPFGHADPTPLFSWRAATASFVYRTEPGGSRGLDDYLTRDAECNIGAEIMGRNKFGPQRGPWENHDWQGWWGENPPFHTPVFVLTHHVRPSFTLADTTFHFLDASPAEALAQAKQAADGRDVRLGGGVATIREFLEADLVDTMHIAVAPVDLDRGERLWDSPAELLDRFHLESVPSPSGITHLLFWRR, encoded by the coding sequence ATGCCGCAACTGTTGCGAGTGCAGTGCTTCAACGTTTCGCGCGACGGGTTCGGCACCGGAGAGGGGCAGAGCCTGGAACGGCCCTTCGGCCACGCCGACCCCACCCCGCTGTTCTCCTGGCGGGCCGCCACCGCCAGCTTCGTGTACCGCACCGAGCCCGGCGGCAGCCGGGGTCTGGACGACTACCTGACCCGCGACGCCGAGTGCAACATCGGCGCCGAGATCATGGGCCGCAACAAGTTCGGCCCACAGCGTGGCCCCTGGGAGAACCATGACTGGCAGGGCTGGTGGGGGGAGAACCCGCCGTTCCACACGCCGGTCTTCGTGCTCACCCACCACGTACGTCCGTCGTTCACACTGGCCGACACCACGTTCCACTTCCTCGACGCCAGTCCGGCCGAGGCACTGGCCCAGGCGAAGCAGGCGGCCGACGGCCGGGACGTACGCCTCGGTGGTGGAGTCGCCACCATCCGCGAGTTCCTCGAAGCCGATCTGGTCGACACGATGCACATCGCCGTCGCGCCCGTCGACCTCGACCGGGGTGAGCGGTTGTGGGACAGCCCCGCCGAACTTCTCGACCGCTTCCACCTGGAATCGGTGCCCAGCCCCAGCGGGATCACCCATCTCCTGTTCTGGCGACGATGA
- a CDS encoding NlpC/P60 family protein, producing the protein MALHAPRPSSERSAAAGPTSIVPRPRWSRFTAALAALVGVAVVLTGSAAVAHADPSVAEIERQIDEDWNKLEPIIERHNATRADLAVKRKQADALATRIAPLEQQVDAAMDKVSALAVRAYKGETVSTVNAMLGSSSPSEVVSQLEMLDRFAHNQQQDVREVADLRDELAAQKAPLDEMVAQLTRTEAQLAAKKKQINEEIDRLQKLRLKVYGNGGGGPLRPAPCPASYPGGAAGTAVKFACAQIGKPYVWGAEGPNSYDCSGLMLAAWAKAGVSLPHNAAQQSRVTKDVSKADLRPGDLVFYYSDIHHVGMYVGDGWVVHASQAGQPVKMKKVDDGPIHSYGRPG; encoded by the coding sequence GTGGCACTCCATGCCCCGCGGCCGTCGTCCGAGCGGTCGGCAGCAGCCGGCCCGACGTCGATCGTGCCGCGCCCACGCTGGTCCCGCTTCACCGCCGCTCTCGCCGCGCTGGTCGGCGTCGCCGTCGTCCTGACCGGCAGCGCCGCTGTGGCCCACGCCGACCCGTCGGTCGCCGAGATCGAGCGCCAGATCGACGAGGACTGGAACAAGCTCGAACCGATCATCGAACGGCACAACGCCACCCGGGCCGACCTCGCCGTCAAGCGCAAGCAGGCGGACGCCCTGGCCACCCGGATCGCCCCGCTCGAACAGCAGGTCGACGCCGCGATGGACAAGGTCAGCGCGCTGGCCGTGCGGGCGTACAAGGGCGAGACCGTCTCGACCGTCAACGCGATGTTGGGCAGCTCGTCACCCAGCGAGGTGGTCAGTCAGCTCGAAATGCTCGACCGGTTCGCGCACAACCAGCAGCAGGACGTACGCGAGGTGGCCGACCTGCGGGACGAGTTGGCCGCGCAGAAGGCGCCGCTGGACGAGATGGTGGCCCAACTGACCCGTACCGAGGCCCAGTTGGCGGCGAAGAAGAAGCAGATCAACGAAGAGATCGACCGGCTGCAGAAGCTGCGCCTCAAGGTGTACGGCAACGGCGGCGGCGGCCCGCTGCGTCCGGCGCCCTGCCCCGCCAGCTATCCCGGCGGCGCTGCGGGCACGGCGGTCAAGTTCGCCTGCGCGCAGATCGGCAAGCCGTACGTGTGGGGCGCCGAGGGCCCGAACTCGTACGACTGCTCCGGGCTCATGCTGGCCGCCTGGGCGAAGGCCGGTGTGTCGTTGCCGCACAACGCCGCCCAGCAGAGCCGAGTCACCAAGGACGTCAGCAAGGCCGACCTGCGCCCTGGCGACCTGGTCTTCTACTACAGCGACATCCACCACGTCGGCATGTACGTCGGCGACGGCTGGGTGGTGCACGCCTCACAGGCCGGCCAACCGGTCAAGATGAAGAAGGTCGACGACGGCCCGATCCACAGCTACGGCCGTCCAGGCTGA
- a CDS encoding dihydrofolate reductase family protein, whose amino-acid sequence MTKVTAQLSVSADGFYAGPLFDGDGDWMDSAESAGFFRVTRWVTEASAWRERQGFAGGEQDTNSEVIAETFEAAGAYVMGRRMADGGEVPWGDEPPFRAPVFVVTHRPRERLLRQGGTSFTFVTDGVASAVEQARAVAGGKNVAVAGGGSLVRQVIKAGLLDELELHVVPVVLGTGLRLFNADLDLAEKEAIELTPTRVIHTPQVTHIRYAVNGRAPLVLDDRGSGGGPTVTR is encoded by the coding sequence ATGACGAAGGTGACCGCACAGCTGTCGGTGTCGGCGGACGGGTTCTACGCCGGCCCGCTGTTCGACGGCGACGGCGACTGGATGGACTCGGCCGAGAGCGCCGGATTCTTCCGGGTCACCCGCTGGGTGACCGAGGCGTCGGCCTGGCGTGAACGACAGGGCTTCGCCGGTGGCGAGCAGGACACCAACTCCGAGGTGATCGCCGAGACTTTCGAGGCGGCCGGCGCGTACGTGATGGGACGCCGGATGGCCGACGGCGGTGAGGTGCCGTGGGGTGACGAGCCACCGTTTCGCGCACCGGTCTTCGTCGTCACCCACCGCCCCCGCGAGCGTCTGCTGCGGCAGGGGGGAACCAGCTTCACCTTCGTCACGGACGGGGTGGCCAGCGCCGTCGAGCAGGCCCGTGCCGTGGCCGGCGGCAAGAACGTCGCGGTGGCCGGGGGCGGCAGCCTGGTGCGGCAGGTCATCAAGGCAGGTCTGCTCGACGAGTTGGAGCTGCACGTCGTACCGGTCGTGCTCGGCACCGGCCTGCGACTGTTCAACGCGGACCTCGACCTCGCCGAGAAGGAGGCGATCGAGCTGACGCCGACCCGCGTCATCCACACACCACAGGTCACCCACATCCGGTACGCCGTCAACGGTCGAGCCCCGCTGGTGCTCGACGATCGGGGCAGCGGCGGCGGCCCGACGGTGACCAGGTGA
- a CDS encoding VOC family protein has product MTTPDLPRLIGFYRDVVGFELTYRFPDEGVPEFVALRLGSSELGLAANPEAGDPAESHRWELCVYADDCDVAVHALRSGGATVVEEPVDQPWGERSARVTDPDGNRMLVLSRLA; this is encoded by the coding sequence GTGACGACACCTGACCTGCCACGACTGATCGGGTTCTACCGGGATGTGGTCGGCTTCGAGCTGACCTACCGGTTCCCGGACGAGGGTGTTCCGGAGTTCGTCGCGCTCCGGCTGGGCAGCAGCGAGCTCGGCCTGGCCGCCAACCCGGAGGCCGGCGACCCGGCCGAGTCGCACCGCTGGGAGCTGTGCGTCTACGCCGACGACTGCGACGTCGCGGTGCACGCCCTGCGCTCGGGCGGTGCCACGGTCGTCGAGGAGCCGGTCGACCAGCCGTGGGGGGAACGGTCCGCGCGGGTCACGGATCCCGACGGCAACCGCATGCTGGTGCTGTCCCGCCTCGCTTAG
- a CDS encoding BTAD domain-containing putative transcriptional regulator — MQVGLLGPFEVRTDDGTVIDVPGARLRGLLTALALSPAHVVSKATLVDWIWGESPPTDAANALHRLVSRLRKLLPDGAIEGQTDGYQLTVAPEFVDAVRFERLVGQARDDEGPQRVRRLREALALWRGAAMQDVGVIDSATFEAAVTRLERLRLTAVEDRFDVEISLGRGPELVEELTDLVAAHPVRERLVMLLMRALAASGRDNEALLVYQRTSEALADALGVDPSPELSALHVALLRGELGRREENRKTNLRAELSSFVGKDDAVARVGALVAAHRLTTLIGPGGSGKTRLATETARLMLDDLPDGVWLVELAAIGADGDVVQATLAGLGLRDALLGEAPNLELIDRLVAAIREREALLILDNCEHVIESAAVVAHRLLGECRRLRILATSREPLGITGEALWPVAPLALPALDADPAEIESSPAVRLLRDRAGAVRRDLALDAHTSSTMARVCRALDGMPLAIELAAARLRTMSVDQLARRLDDRFRLLTGGSRTALPRHRTLRAVVDWSWELLTDAERAVLRRLSVFSGGISLEAAERVCADDVVEREEMLELLTALAEKSLLVAEGDEAPRYRMLGTIKEYAAQRLAEAGESDLARHAHLAYFTDLTETAEPHLRRADQLRWLATLELEHDNIGAAMRGALAAGEAEAAMRLAAGGGWYWWLGGHRTEGMELITAATETPGEVTDEIRATVYALVVLFINSGPGDERQAAEWIHKAYEVSQRSHGSHPGVALVVPLERMLRAPDAILAAWEPLLDDEDPWVRALARLQLGKMRIILGQHGPEVDAYFESALTEFRALGERFGISFALTELSELIAVRGEFARACGYYDEAVAVVTEVGTVEDIIRMRSRQAQLYWLLGDEESSASALAEARRYARRVTWPGALAVLALSQAELARWRGDAEEVARQIDVVAGLLRDEAEQAHIRAVTHDLLGYLADDLDEVRRHRAAACEAAAETGHAPSISQALVGVADLALRQDQYEQAARLLAASNSVRGRPDRSHPDVARIEQTVRRRLGDVGIAEAALEGTRTNWRELVAVTLAS, encoded by the coding sequence GTGCAGGTCGGGTTACTTGGTCCATTCGAGGTCCGCACGGACGACGGCACCGTCATCGACGTGCCCGGTGCACGGCTCCGTGGGCTGTTGACCGCCCTCGCGCTCAGCCCGGCTCACGTGGTCTCGAAGGCGACTCTCGTGGACTGGATCTGGGGTGAGAGCCCGCCCACCGATGCGGCGAACGCCCTGCACCGCCTGGTGTCCCGGCTGCGAAAACTGCTGCCGGACGGTGCGATCGAGGGGCAGACCGACGGCTATCAGTTGACGGTGGCACCGGAGTTCGTCGACGCCGTACGGTTCGAACGCCTCGTCGGCCAGGCGCGTGACGACGAGGGTCCGCAGCGGGTCCGGCGGCTCCGCGAGGCCCTCGCCCTGTGGCGGGGTGCGGCCATGCAGGACGTCGGTGTGATCGACAGCGCGACGTTCGAGGCGGCGGTCACCCGACTGGAGAGGCTGCGCCTGACCGCTGTGGAGGATCGCTTCGACGTGGAGATCAGCCTCGGGCGCGGTCCCGAGCTGGTCGAGGAGTTGACCGACCTGGTGGCCGCGCACCCGGTGCGGGAACGGCTCGTCATGTTGTTGATGCGTGCGCTCGCCGCGAGCGGTCGGGACAACGAGGCGCTGCTGGTGTACCAGCGCACGAGCGAGGCTCTGGCCGACGCGTTGGGTGTCGATCCCTCGCCGGAGCTTTCGGCGTTGCACGTCGCGTTGCTGCGGGGCGAGTTGGGCCGGCGGGAGGAGAACCGCAAGACCAACCTCCGGGCCGAGTTGAGCAGCTTCGTTGGCAAGGACGACGCTGTCGCCCGGGTGGGTGCGCTCGTCGCCGCACATCGGCTCACGACACTGATCGGACCGGGTGGCTCGGGGAAGACCAGGCTGGCCACGGAAACCGCGCGCCTGATGCTCGATGACCTGCCGGACGGGGTCTGGCTGGTCGAGCTTGCCGCGATCGGCGCGGACGGTGACGTGGTGCAGGCGACGCTCGCCGGGCTCGGGCTTCGGGACGCTCTGCTCGGCGAGGCACCGAACCTGGAGCTGATCGATCGACTCGTCGCCGCGATCCGTGAGCGGGAGGCGCTGCTGATCCTGGACAACTGCGAGCACGTGATCGAGTCGGCGGCGGTGGTCGCCCATCGACTTCTCGGAGAGTGTCGGCGGTTGCGGATCCTGGCGACGAGCAGGGAGCCGTTGGGCATCACCGGCGAGGCGCTGTGGCCGGTCGCTCCGTTGGCCCTGCCGGCCCTCGACGCCGACCCCGCTGAGATCGAATCCTCTCCCGCAGTCCGGTTGCTGCGGGATCGAGCGGGCGCTGTACGCAGGGATCTGGCGCTCGACGCCCACACGTCGTCGACGATGGCGCGGGTGTGTCGGGCGCTGGACGGGATGCCGCTGGCGATCGAACTGGCTGCGGCCCGGCTGCGCACCATGTCCGTCGACCAGCTCGCCAGGCGGCTCGACGACCGCTTCCGCCTGCTGACCGGCGGCAGCCGTACCGCGTTGCCCCGGCATCGGACGCTGCGTGCCGTGGTCGACTGGAGCTGGGAGCTGCTGACCGACGCCGAACGAGCGGTCCTGCGCCGGCTCTCGGTGTTTTCCGGCGGGATCAGTCTGGAAGCTGCCGAACGGGTGTGCGCCGACGACGTGGTCGAGCGGGAGGAGATGCTCGAACTGCTCACCGCGCTCGCCGAGAAGTCGCTGCTGGTCGCCGAGGGCGACGAGGCGCCGCGCTACCGCATGCTCGGCACGATCAAGGAGTACGCCGCGCAGCGGCTCGCCGAGGCGGGCGAGTCGGATCTCGCGCGCCACGCACACCTGGCCTACTTCACCGACCTCACCGAGACGGCGGAGCCGCACCTTCGCCGCGCGGACCAGCTGCGGTGGCTCGCCACCCTCGAACTCGAACACGACAACATCGGTGCCGCGATGCGCGGTGCGCTCGCCGCCGGCGAGGCGGAAGCGGCGATGCGGCTGGCGGCCGGTGGCGGCTGGTACTGGTGGCTCGGCGGCCATCGGACCGAAGGGATGGAGCTGATCACCGCGGCCACCGAGACGCCCGGCGAGGTGACCGACGAGATCCGGGCCACGGTGTACGCACTGGTCGTGCTCTTCATCAACTCCGGGCCGGGTGACGAGCGCCAGGCGGCGGAGTGGATCCACAAGGCGTACGAGGTCAGCCAACGCAGTCACGGCAGCCACCCGGGCGTGGCGCTCGTGGTCCCGCTGGAACGCATGCTGCGGGCTCCGGACGCGATCCTGGCCGCGTGGGAGCCACTGTTGGACGACGAGGATCCCTGGGTGCGTGCGCTGGCCCGGCTGCAACTCGGCAAGATGCGGATCATTCTCGGCCAGCACGGGCCGGAGGTGGACGCGTACTTCGAGTCGGCGCTCACCGAGTTCCGGGCTCTCGGCGAGCGGTTCGGGATCTCGTTCGCCCTGACCGAGTTGTCGGAGCTGATCGCCGTACGCGGCGAGTTCGCGCGTGCCTGCGGGTACTACGACGAGGCGGTCGCGGTGGTGACCGAGGTCGGCACCGTCGAGGACATCATCCGGATGCGCTCGCGACAGGCTCAGCTGTACTGGTTGTTGGGCGACGAGGAGTCCAGCGCGTCGGCGCTGGCCGAGGCGCGGCGGTACGCGCGACGGGTCACGTGGCCGGGAGCGCTGGCCGTGTTGGCGCTGTCGCAGGCGGAACTCGCCCGCTGGCGTGGCGACGCGGAGGAGGTGGCGCGGCAGATCGATGTCGTGGCCGGCCTGTTGCGCGACGAGGCCGAACAGGCGCACATCCGCGCGGTGACCCACGACCTGCTCGGGTACCTCGCCGACGATCTCGACGAGGTCCGTCGGCACCGCGCCGCGGCCTGCGAGGCGGCTGCCGAGACGGGTCACGCGCCGTCGATCTCGCAGGCGCTCGTCGGAGTTGCGGACCTCGCCCTACGGCAGGACCAGTACGAGCAGGCCGCGCGCCTGCTCGCGGCGAGCAACTCCGTCCGCGGACGGCCAGATCGTTCCCACCCGGACGTGGCCCGGATCGAGCAGACAGTGCGGCGCCGCCTCGGCGATGTGGGAATCGCAGAGGCGGCGCTGGAGGGCACTCGGACGAACTGGAGGGAGTTGGTCGCGGTCACGCTCGCTTCGTGA